A genomic window from Engraulis encrasicolus isolate BLACKSEA-1 chromosome 14, IST_EnEncr_1.0, whole genome shotgun sequence includes:
- the LOC134463106 gene encoding uncharacterized protein LOC134463106 → MTSRTKGLKRPKKAEVNYLPPLPLGETKETMEEERVVLLTEVKKANNDKIISEKMEKTFPYRRLEVVNQMPAVPDVMERWPALFYDTQVKEEFKRITAIRLDQTFLTKMDCYTPKLLTIFKTKGGAAGAKMKSVLELLSQRQIDSHDAVIRCLIHFLGESTEELIKDYQDVSKDVIEQDIKDSVIKILVLGSAAEGAPPTDVIIVVDGTEVLGGCKTLTNACILLMGFVYSLNLSYPPKLKYTFEVFQKLLLELDNLKFSPKVDSLRRKLLM, encoded by the exons ATGACTTCCCGTACCAAAGGCctcaaaagaccaaaaaaggcTGAAGTAAATTATTTGCCGCCATTGCCACTTGGAGAAACAAAAGAAACAATGGAAGAAGAGAGGGTGGTTCTACTCACAGAGGTGAAAAAGGCCAACAACGACAAGATTATCAGTGAGAAAATGGAGAAGACTTTCCCATATCGACGGTTGGAGGTTGTCAACCAGATGCCTGCTGTCCCAGATGTCATGGAGAGATGGCCTGCCCTCTTCTATGACACTCAG GTGAAGGAGGAGTTCAAGAGGATCACAGCTATCCGCCTGGACCAAACCTTTTTGACGAAGATGGATTGCTACACTCCAAAACTCCTGACCATTTTCAAGACCAAGGGTGGGGCTGCAGGCGCAAAAATGAAAAGCGTGTTGGAGTTGCTCAGTCAG CGACAGATCGATAGCCATGATGCGGTCATCCGTTGTCTGATCCATTTCCTGGGAGAATCGACAGAGGAGCTCATCAAAGactaccag GATGTTTCCAAGGATGTCATCGAACAAGATATCAAAGACAGCGTGATCAAGATCCTTGTGCTGGGCAGCGCTGCAGAGGGTGCCCCCCCGACTGATGTCATCATTGTGGTTGATGGTACAGAGGTATTGGGTGGTTGTAAAACACTCaccaatgcttgcattctgctcatGGGGTTTGTGTACTCGCTGAATCTCAGTTATCCTCCAAAATTGAAATACACATTTGAAGTGTTTCAAAAGTTGCTTTTGGAGTTGGATAATTTAAAGTTCTCCCCCAAAGTGGATTCTCTGCGAAGGAAACTGCTAATGTAA